A stretch of Acidobacteriota bacterium DNA encodes these proteins:
- a CDS encoding helix-turn-helix transcriptional regulator — protein MRFPKINTSNPNYQHIKTSAEQGFMGKLAPTSEDTGYLQPGQFYGSVSKNHKLSGFTLSQLHHQTAKRLRRHAHESAYFCLLINGSYREFFGRKEIVYQPLTIGYHPPDTVHRDEIGNQGGHFFAIEIADHWLDRLREYTTMPGSTCDLHGGELVWLALRLYRECTDFDAYSPLAVEGLVLEMLATVARAQPEKTRRPPGWLLQAVDLLHAEFHQNLTINAIATQVGVHPFHLSKTFRQVFHQPIGDYLQRLRIHFATQQLSQADLKLSEIALSAGFSDQSHFTRVFKTITGATPGEFRNVLLSGKNICPTGPENLPELW, from the coding sequence TTGCGTTTCCCCAAAATCAACACTTCAAATCCAAATTACCAACACATCAAAACCAGCGCCGAACAAGGATTTATGGGAAAACTTGCCCCGACTTCCGAGGATACTGGCTATCTGCAACCCGGCCAGTTTTATGGCAGCGTATCCAAAAACCACAAACTTTCTGGCTTTACGTTGTCTCAACTCCATCACCAAACGGCCAAACGACTCCGGCGACACGCGCACGAGTCAGCCTATTTTTGCCTGCTCATCAATGGGAGTTACCGTGAATTCTTTGGACGCAAGGAAATTGTCTACCAGCCACTGACGATTGGATATCATCCGCCCGATACAGTTCATCGGGATGAGATTGGAAATCAGGGCGGACATTTTTTTGCGATTGAAATTGCGGATCACTGGCTTGACCGGTTGCGGGAATATACAACGATGCCTGGCTCCACCTGTGACTTGCACGGCGGAGAACTCGTCTGGCTCGCACTCCGGCTCTATCGTGAATGCACCGACTTTGACGCCTATTCACCACTTGCGGTCGAAGGGCTGGTACTGGAGATGCTGGCCACCGTTGCCCGGGCACAACCTGAAAAAACCCGCCGTCCGCCGGGTTGGTTGCTCCAGGCGGTTGATTTGCTCCATGCCGAATTCCATCAAAATCTCACCATCAACGCCATCGCGACCCAGGTTGGTGTCCATCCGTTTCATCTTTCAAAAACATTTCGGCAGGTTTTTCATCAACCGATTGGCGATTATTTGCAGCGATTGCGGATTCATTTCGCGACTCAGCAGCTTTCCCAGGCTGACCTCAAGCTCTCTGAAATTGCACTGTCCGCCGGGTTTTCTGACCAGAGCCACTTTACCCGGGTGTTTAAGACCATCACGGGTGCGACTCCAGGCGAATTTCGCAACGTTTTGCTTTCCGGAAAAAATATTTGCCCGACAGGACCTGAGAACCTGCCGGAACTCTGGTAA
- a CDS encoding dihydroorotate dehydrogenase electron transfer subunit, with the protein MIDAVTTIEKNQLFGSYGHLSLLVPNRKLTIEPGQFGMLRPHHSYEPILRRAMAVYRVKSSPAGTHIEFIYQVFGRGTEALRRLVVGQTIDCLLPLGKPFQLDPVLVGGREALLVAGGVGSAALFLLAETLAKQGVSVRLFLGGRSAIDLIGLDDFISIGCKVHVATNDGSRGVGGFVTHPLERFLLDHAQDLKAGKYVLYTCGPPLMLRRIAEIANEAQLLGYASLEERMACGFGVCVGCVVGIKEAGAGLKGEADFDYQRICIEGPVFRCDQIVWE; encoded by the coding sequence ATGATTGACGCTGTTACCACCATTGAAAAAAATCAGCTTTTTGGCAGCTATGGACATTTGAGCCTGCTCGTTCCAAATCGAAAATTGACGATTGAGCCAGGCCAGTTTGGAATGCTTCGCCCACATCACAGCTATGAACCCATCCTGCGGCGGGCAATGGCGGTCTACCGGGTGAAATCCAGCCCCGCTGGAACGCATATTGAGTTTATTTATCAGGTGTTTGGCCGGGGCACCGAAGCCTTGCGCCGCCTGGTCGTGGGACAAACCATTGATTGCCTGTTGCCCCTTGGGAAACCATTTCAACTGGATCCAGTGCTGGTCGGAGGGCGCGAAGCACTGCTGGTTGCGGGCGGTGTCGGGTCAGCCGCCCTCTTTCTGCTGGCCGAAACACTGGCCAAACAAGGTGTCTCCGTCCGACTCTTTCTCGGCGGACGCTCAGCCATTGATTTGATTGGCCTGGATGATTTCATCAGCATTGGCTGCAAGGTTCACGTCGCCACCAATGATGGCTCGCGTGGCGTTGGCGGTTTTGTGACTCACCCGCTAGAACGCTTTCTGCTTGACCACGCCCAGGACCTTAAAGCCGGAAAATATGTCCTTTATACCTGTGGCCCACCCTTGATGCTCCGGCGAATCGCCGAAATTGCAAATGAAGCACAACTCCTTGGATATGCTTCACTTGAAGAGCGGATGGCCTGTGGATTTGGCGTGTGTGTCGGCTGTGTGGTGGGAATTAAAGAGGCTGGTGCCGGACTCAAAGGCGAAGCCGACTTTGATTACCAGCGCATTTGCATCGAAGGCCCGGTCTTTCGCTGTGACCAGATTGTGTGGGAGTAG
- a CDS encoding DJ-1/PfpI family protein, with protein MKKLTIFLSLLLLSVAQAALPCAAKPQIQPTSTQAKPMTYPLNLAIMLFEGVQIIDYTGPYETFGHAYDHGQMFNIYTVSEKGETLTTAMGMTVTPKYSFANCPKPDVIVLPGGDVDPSLANPTVMKWIKTQSVQAKYVMSVCNGAFFLAESGLLDGQKATTFYGMIDDLQKVAPKCSVVIDQRFVDNGKFMTTAGLSSGIDGALHLIEKIAGFGVAQQAALSMEYNWQPNSGYARASFADRHLRKVLGHQGFAIPDTTLWKVLEQKGDTTWWTKKWKVGMGSASDLLKIIDTKLAESWTKVDSKSSAERATSTWKFTDEKGVAWSASATTEPVQGESNTLLLTISLTGPNGSK; from the coding sequence ATGAAGAAACTCACGATTTTCTTGAGTCTGCTGCTTTTGAGCGTGGCACAGGCGGCCCTACCCTGCGCTGCAAAACCGCAAATCCAACCAACTTCAACTCAGGCAAAACCCATGACGTACCCGCTCAACCTGGCAATTATGCTTTTTGAAGGTGTACAAATTATTGATTACACGGGTCCTTATGAGACTTTTGGCCACGCCTACGACCACGGTCAGATGTTTAATATCTACACGGTTTCGGAAAAAGGCGAAACCCTGACCACAGCTATGGGAATGACTGTCACGCCAAAATACTCGTTTGCCAATTGTCCCAAACCAGATGTCATTGTGCTTCCAGGAGGTGATGTTGATCCGAGTCTGGCCAATCCAACCGTGATGAAATGGATTAAAACCCAGTCGGTCCAGGCCAAATATGTTATGTCAGTCTGCAATGGGGCCTTTTTCCTGGCTGAATCTGGATTGCTTGACGGGCAAAAAGCGACCACCTTTTATGGGATGATTGACGATTTGCAAAAAGTGGCCCCCAAATGTTCAGTTGTGATTGACCAGCGATTTGTTGATAACGGGAAATTTATGACCACCGCCGGGTTGTCATCGGGGATTGACGGCGCCCTGCACCTGATTGAAAAAATTGCTGGATTTGGCGTGGCGCAACAGGCGGCATTGTCAATGGAATACAATTGGCAACCCAATTCCGGATATGCCCGGGCCAGCTTTGCTGACAGGCATTTGCGGAAAGTTCTTGGTCATCAAGGGTTTGCCATTCCTGACACCACGCTGTGGAAAGTTTTGGAGCAAAAAGGAGATACCACATGGTGGACCAAAAAATGGAAGGTCGGAATGGGATCGGCTTCTGATCTGCTCAAAATCATTGATACCAAACTGGCGGAAAGCTGGACCAAAGTTGACTCGAAAAGCTCGGCTGAACGGGCAACCAGTACCTGGAAATTCACTGATGAAAAAGGGGTTGCCTGGAGCGCATCGGCAACCACCGAACCAGTCCAGGGTGAGTCAAACACCCTGCTATTAACAATTTCGCTGACAGGTCCAAATGGTTCGAAATAG